Proteins from one Candidatus Dormiibacterota bacterium genomic window:
- a CDS encoding nuclear transport factor 2 family protein: protein MADARTKLTPQQKIDLARKAYEEVNRGNAQAGNYAPDAVWHSVIWGDIRGADAIRATLQKQREALDDLKLEPHAILADDDHVVALLNMTMRLKGQTIQEKLVQVAHINDQGQIVELWGTGGDPAQLKKLLGG from the coding sequence ATGGCTGACGCTCGCACGAAGCTGACACCGCAACAGAAGATTGATTTGGCCCGCAAGGCCTACGAAGAGGTCAATCGTGGCAATGCGCAAGCCGGCAACTATGCGCCGGACGCCGTATGGCATAGCGTCATCTGGGGCGACATCAGGGGCGCCGACGCCATTCGAGCGACGCTGCAAAAGCAGCGTGAAGCCCTCGACGACCTCAAGCTGGAGCCGCATGCCATCCTGGCGGATGACGATCACGTCGTTGCCTTGCTCAACATGACGATGCGGTTGAAGGGCCAGACGATTCAGGAAAAGCTCGTGCAGGTCGCCCACATCAATGACCAGGGCCAGATCGTCGAACTTTGGGGTACCGGCGGCGATCCGGCGCAGTTGAAAAAACTGCTCGGCGGATAG
- a CDS encoding nuclear transport factor 2 family protein has protein sequence MAEAGTKLSLDQKIQVVRGAFDAFNRGDMKALSDSWTDNFVWHARGSVFGGDFKGKDAAIGAIARYPQELQDITLDFHDFIANDKHVVALVNSSFKRNGKSYQDQLVYIFHVNDQGKATEAWLIADTELAKNAVEG, from the coding sequence ATGGCAGAAGCCGGAACGAAGCTCAGCCTCGACCAGAAGATCCAGGTCGTTCGCGGTGCGTTCGACGCGTTCAACCGGGGTGATATGAAGGCCCTGAGCGATTCGTGGACCGACAACTTCGTCTGGCACGCACGCGGCAGCGTATTCGGTGGCGATTTCAAAGGGAAAGACGCGGCCATCGGGGCGATTGCCCGGTATCCGCAGGAGTTGCAGGACATCACACTCGACTTCCACGACTTCATCGCCAACGACAAGCACGTCGTCGCGCTGGTGAACAGCTCGTTCAAACGGAATGGCAAGTCGTACCAGGACCAGCTCGTCTACATCTTCCACGTCAACGACCAGGGCAAGGCGACCGAGGCCTGGCTCATCGCCGACACCGAACTGGCGAAAAACGCCGTCGAGGGCTGA